In the uncultured Methanolobus sp. genome, one interval contains:
- a CDS encoding S-layer protein domain-containing protein, whose amino-acid sequence MNLKNLTIILLILFASTGIAVSDNSYETTTYSNNSSQYGNLVWDEFTASSTEYTWDAKTFLGFYYDLDSGKFSESLTIHDISRTIEEGDIVYESQAMKKNFEHAEWGEYSSIGFLGEDYFVAYTNNTTIDGIQSQNMLSAGQLSIIVAEKNEPFVIFSGSSITLEEGYSLDIVEINTSENTLIVSLIRDGNIIEQKSVASNSDYVYKTNLGVFDNVTLVAVHFKDIFSSTPNGVFVEGIFQLADDFIELDAGNTFSEMEIMSVNDETIIMKNDENILLSKGSTISLMGDIIFEIADDDILRFKPSIERRTPGVYEQRGTVADNQTSIWTPLNFGGLYCDLNTIPDDENLSVDKLSGRIIESGDLKYTTTIQEIDYKTNYISSESTTYLTKYPVIGLFGERYVPLTNKTPDRMTKLLLDDDEKHVITLKESIDINDNYTVFLKALDIEKKKAWLELYRDGEEVHDQILTVNSSDALIYEEDLFGEDRVNVMRIHVTNLSLSQTLTIDGIWLRDDQNVLDINEGDSFGKLQVSEIGNDYIKMTNDQNINLLQNTIVDVTEDLSFKVADDATLRYYPFTEITVPPALKMYGYNPYPFDFDSYEGNPVTFAVKLNEVGDVTWTLDGKIVCINESIKSASYTNNNSTTGTHILQVKAQNENGSYQRQWTWNITESPLEFIKVEPARDCSIDIGDSKDFYVNTGKNSTINWYLDNTLVQSNLNVSEANYTFDSFINNSSLSIKHHIKAVATHKNETYEKEWKCSVKSRAIMTGQQWQLKDGYALTPFLLDKTGDKVLINLTKNDELVDQHIVVAENYYCYNRTINEIDRTILKVYVSDIYQDQVDGLIAVTKIDQYSDTETNDTDPTKLMQLDESWSFGNNYFLKPLDIDADKNYCLLVLNKDNTIVDTSIMGNNETYVYQRLNGSTNQIETILKLPLLNMIYSRSGEGYVEFSNSYDIYPDANTDDIDNRSILVQYQESWNLDEDYSLKIEEISDEKALVSLQKANTIIDYEIIEENSIYTYNRYNVATGKINPIITINSSQIFEGNSYDYIEFDSEYQVNPDAGTVSCDDKVIITSDEPYKLNEGYNLSLVTLDLNSNKIFINLTKDGQLLDQDIVKNGEYYYFNKTFNGNEQTIISFLLENTFSGESNKIAIIKNIIQNPDVSADETNITIIQKEEVLVRSPLYTGYSLNDIIGNESTDFIEINATEFAGFFYDFDRDVKTETLQIFGGDYINGNTILENGTAYTTTITPIEYESDNLEGNYNVVGLFGEIYVPLESNKPNELAPLLVDSDKKIVLRNGHPLELPNGYVIEINQIDIYGEKVWMKLSKDGEFVEDEIIDVSDGETWIYDEDVEDTEDVIVMEMNITDILQDDSYYCGSIIIEGLWLIDFENILQIKTGDQFGNLQLNEIGTNYLKFGNPENIILERNSTIKLANDFFFDVDDTDNLNFCIARESNDTNVNEIQGSVVENPPTVEWTGENFEGFNYEFGGITDNEKLFATISSRTIEENNLAYETTTVQVAFKHNEWGNYSAIGFFGGKYLAGFDNSTVFCEKSTDLLSNAVLSRVLLDNDEKYIIYPDSALVLENGYELSVLDINASNNSISLILRNNDLEIDNCTIEIGSDYTYNTDFSENNQTTIAVHFSEIMNETGSECVSVQGLFQTSDEFVNLYSSDIFGELEITDISSYGIRMENAENITLSKDSTVEITENIYFKVADCEDVRLYPFMQVTTPSLAFVTLGPINQSIKTDTNVCQIFTVNTNKDCKIIWLIDGSEMQENTSCLSACFTYIPASSGTYNVTVVSETTTESIQYVWTLIVDSDETNTKVASSSSSGGSGGGGGGTSGEDYENILKKEVVLGNINKDMESTYNFEEELNPVESIKFTALKNAGSISATIEVLKDKSSFADEAAPDEVYRYMNIWVGKTGFATPTNIEDVKIMFRVEKVWMEENDIQESAICLCRYDAEIWNELVTEKYEDDDDYVYYVSETSGFSTFAITGKTTELGSKTDTSFSLQDSETESAGQKPENTSSKSTPGLGIVTIIAIFSLNALVTRRRK is encoded by the coding sequence GTGAATCTCAAAAACTTAACGATAATATTATTAATTCTGTTTGCATCTACAGGTATAGCAGTTTCTGACAATTCATATGAAACAACAACATACTCCAACAATTCATCACAATATGGAAATCTTGTGTGGGATGAATTTACTGCTTCTTCTACAGAATACACATGGGATGCCAAAACATTTTTAGGCTTTTACTATGACCTGGATTCTGGCAAATTCTCCGAGTCTTTGACAATACATGATATTAGCAGGACCATTGAGGAAGGTGATATTGTCTATGAATCTCAGGCTATGAAAAAGAACTTCGAACATGCTGAGTGGGGAGAATATAGTAGCATCGGTTTTTTGGGTGAAGATTATTTTGTTGCATACACAAATAACACAACTATCGATGGGATCCAAAGTCAAAATATGCTGTCTGCAGGGCAGTTGTCCATAATTGTTGCAGAAAAAAATGAACCATTTGTGATCTTTTCAGGTTCATCGATAACACTTGAGGAAGGATATTCACTTGATATTGTAGAAATCAATACAAGTGAAAATACATTAATTGTTTCTCTTATAAGAGATGGAAATATAATCGAACAAAAATCAGTTGCCAGCAATTCTGACTATGTGTACAAAACAAATTTAGGGGTTTTTGACAATGTTACCCTTGTAGCAGTTCATTTCAAAGATATATTTTCTAGCACACCTAATGGTGTTTTTGTAGAAGGTATTTTTCAGCTAGCAGACGATTTTATAGAACTTGATGCAGGAAATACATTTAGTGAAATGGAAATAATGTCTGTAAATGATGAAACAATTATAATGAAAAATGACGAAAATATATTACTATCAAAAGGAAGCACAATTAGTTTGATGGGGGATATTATTTTTGAGATCGCAGACGATGATATACTAAGATTTAAGCCATCCATTGAAAGAAGAACACCAGGTGTTTACGAACAAAGAGGAACTGTCGCAGATAATCAAACATCAATATGGACACCATTGAATTTTGGAGGGTTATATTGTGATCTTAATACTATACCTGATGATGAAAATTTAAGTGTGGATAAATTAAGTGGAAGGATTATTGAATCAGGAGACCTGAAATATACAACCACAATTCAGGAAATAGATTACAAAACGAATTATATTTCTTCTGAGTCTACAACATACCTTACAAAATACCCGGTTATTGGATTATTTGGAGAGAGGTATGTCCCATTAACCAATAAGACACCAGACAGGATGACAAAATTGCTTTTAGACGATGATGAAAAACATGTAATCACACTCAAAGAGTCAATTGACATTAACGATAACTACACGGTTTTCCTCAAAGCTCTTGATATTGAAAAAAAGAAAGCCTGGTTGGAGCTTTATAGAGATGGGGAAGAAGTACATGATCAAATACTTACGGTAAATAGTAGTGATGCTCTCATTTATGAAGAGGATCTTTTTGGTGAAGACAGAGTCAACGTAATGAGAATACATGTAACTAATTTATCGCTTAGTCAGACTCTCACAATTGATGGAATCTGGTTAAGAGATGATCAAAATGTCCTAGATATAAATGAAGGAGATTCTTTTGGTAAACTTCAAGTTTCTGAGATTGGAAATGATTACATAAAAATGACTAATGATCAAAATATTAACCTCCTGCAAAACACTATTGTTGATGTTACAGAAGATTTGTCATTTAAAGTTGCAGATGATGCAACCCTACGATATTATCCTTTCACAGAAATAACGGTTCCACCTGCTTTAAAAATGTATGGATATAATCCATATCCTTTTGATTTTGACTCCTATGAAGGCAATCCTGTTACTTTTGCTGTAAAATTGAATGAAGTCGGAGATGTAACATGGACCCTTGATGGGAAAATTGTTTGCATAAACGAATCTATAAAAAGTGCTTCCTATACAAACAACAATTCAACAACTGGAACACATATTCTGCAAGTGAAAGCACAAAATGAGAATGGTTCGTATCAAAGACAATGGACGTGGAATATTACAGAATCTCCACTTGAATTCATCAAAGTTGAACCAGCCAGAGATTGCTCTATAGACATCGGAGATTCTAAAGACTTCTACGTAAATACAGGAAAAAACAGTACAATAAACTGGTATCTTGATAATACTCTGGTACAAAGTAACCTGAATGTTTCAGAGGCAAACTATACTTTTGATTCATTTATTAACAATTCTTCTTTATCTATAAAGCATCACATAAAAGCAGTAGCAACACATAAAAATGAGACATATGAGAAAGAATGGAAATGCTCTGTTAAATCAAGGGCCATCATGACAGGCCAACAATGGCAACTAAAAGATGGATATGCACTTACACCTTTTTTACTTGATAAAACAGGAGACAAAGTCCTTATCAATTTAACTAAAAATGATGAACTTGTCGATCAGCACATTGTAGTTGCTGAAAATTACTATTGTTATAACCGGACGATTAATGAAATAGACAGGACTATCTTAAAGGTATATGTTTCTGACATATACCAAGATCAGGTTGACGGTTTAATCGCTGTAACTAAAATTGACCAATACTCTGATACCGAGACAAACGATACTGACCCTACAAAATTAATGCAACTTGATGAATCGTGGAGCTTTGGTAATAATTATTTTTTAAAACCACTAGATATAGATGCTGATAAAAACTATTGCTTGCTTGTGCTTAATAAAGATAACACAATTGTAGATACATCCATTATGGGTAATAATGAAACATATGTGTATCAGCGTCTTAATGGAAGTACAAATCAAATTGAAACAATTCTAAAACTTCCACTTTTGAATATGATATATTCAAGATCCGGTGAAGGATATGTAGAGTTCTCAAATAGTTATGATATCTATCCTGATGCAAACACAGATGACATCGACAATAGAAGCATATTAGTTCAATATCAAGAAAGCTGGAATTTAGATGAGGATTATTCTTTAAAAATCGAAGAAATCTCTGACGAAAAAGCTTTAGTTTCTCTTCAAAAAGCTAATACCATTATTGACTATGAAATCATTGAGGAAAATAGCATCTATACTTATAACCGGTATAATGTTGCTACCGGAAAAATAAATCCTATAATAACTATTAATTCATCCCAGATATTTGAAGGGAATTCATACGACTATATAGAATTTGATTCAGAATATCAGGTAAATCCTGATGCAGGAACTGTATCTTGCGATGATAAAGTCATAATTACATCAGATGAACCATATAAATTAAATGAAGGCTACAATCTAAGTTTAGTCACATTGGACTTAAACAGCAACAAGATATTTATCAATCTGACAAAGGATGGACAACTGCTTGATCAGGATATAGTTAAAAATGGAGAATATTATTACTTCAATAAAACATTTAATGGGAATGAGCAGACAATAATCAGCTTTTTACTTGAAAACACCTTTTCAGGGGAATCTAACAAGATTGCTATTATCAAAAATATTATTCAGAACCCTGATGTAAGTGCTGATGAAACTAACATCACTATTATTCAAAAAGAGGAAGTTCTGGTAAGAAGTCCATTGTACACAGGATACAGTCTCAATGATATTATCGGGAATGAAAGTACTGATTTTATTGAAATTAATGCCACCGAGTTTGCTGGTTTTTTCTATGATTTCGATAGGGATGTTAAAACTGAAACCTTACAAATCTTCGGTGGAGATTATATTAACGGAAACACTATCCTTGAAAATGGAACTGCTTATACTACTACAATTACACCAATAGAGTACGAAAGTGACAATCTTGAAGGTAATTATAATGTTGTCGGACTCTTTGGTGAAATATATGTTCCGCTAGAATCAAATAAACCAAATGAACTTGCACCACTGCTAGTAGATAGTGATAAAAAAATAGTATTAAGAAACGGACATCCTTTGGAACTGCCGAATGGTTACGTTATTGAAATAAATCAAATCGATATATACGGTGAAAAAGTATGGATGAAACTTTCAAAAGATGGAGAATTTGTAGAGGATGAAATTATTGATGTATCAGATGGTGAAACGTGGATATATGATGAGGATGTGGAAGATACAGAAGATGTAATCGTTATGGAAATGAACATAACTGATATCCTCCAAGATGATTCTTACTATTGCGGTTCTATCATTATTGAAGGCCTATGGCTGATTGATTTTGAAAATATTTTACAGATCAAAACCGGTGACCAGTTTGGCAATTTACAATTAAATGAGATTGGTACGAATTATCTTAAATTCGGTAACCCTGAAAACATTATTCTGGAAAGAAATTCAACCATTAAACTTGCAAATGATTTCTTCTTTGATGTTGATGATACTGATAATCTGAATTTCTGTATTGCCAGAGAAAGCAACGACACAAATGTAAATGAGATTCAAGGATCAGTTGTAGAAAACCCACCTACCGTTGAATGGACAGGTGAAAACTTCGAAGGGTTCAACTATGAATTTGGTGGAATTACAGATAACGAAAAGTTGTTTGCCACTATTTCTTCAAGAACAATAGAAGAGAATAATCTTGCATATGAGACAACAACCGTACAAGTCGCATTCAAACACAATGAATGGGGTAATTATTCAGCCATAGGTTTCTTTGGTGGGAAATACCTTGCAGGCTTTGATAATTCAACAGTTTTCTGTGAAAAGAGTACTGATCTGCTTTCAAATGCTGTTCTATCCAGAGTTCTTTTGGATAATGATGAAAAATACATAATCTACCCGGATTCTGCACTTGTTCTTGAGAATGGATATGAACTTTCGGTTCTTGATATCAATGCAAGCAATAATAGTATTTCATTGATTCTGAGAAACAATGATCTGGAAATTGATAATTGTACAATAGAAATAGGCAGTGATTATACATATAATACAGATTTTTCTGAAAATAATCAGACAACTATTGCAGTGCACTTCAGTGAAATTATGAATGAAACCGGATCTGAATGTGTATCTGTTCAAGGACTTTTCCAGACATCAGATGAATTTGTGAATCTGTATTCAAGTGATATATTTGGAGAACTTGAAATTACAGATATTTCCAGCTATGGCATCAGAATGGAAAATGCAGAGAATATAACACTTTCAAAAGACAGCACCGTTGAGATTACAGAGAATATTTATTTCAAGGTTGCAGATTGCGAAGACGTAAGACTCTACCCATTTATGCAAGTTACTACTCCTTCATTAGCATTCGTAACACTTGGTCCTATTAATCAAAGCATAAAAACTGATACAAATGTATGTCAAATCTTTACTGTGAATACAAATAAAGACTGTAAAATAATCTGGCTCATCGATGGAAGTGAAATGCAGGAAAATACTTCTTGTCTATCTGCATGCTTTACATATATTCCAGCATCTTCTGGCACATACAATGTAACCGTTGTTTCAGAAACAACAACTGAAAGTATACAATATGTATGGACCCTTATAGTTGATAGCGATGAAACAAATACTAAAGTGGCAAGTTCCAGTTCATCAGGAGGCTCTGGTGGTGGCGGAGGTGGTACCAGCGGAGAAGATTATGAGAATATCCTGAAAAAAGAAGTTGTTCTAGGAAATATAAATAAGGACATGGAATCAACTTATAATTTTGAAGAAGAACTCAATCCTGTTGAATCTATAAAGTTCACTGCATTAAAGAATGCAGGATCTATTTCAGCTACCATAGAAGTCCTGAAAGACAAATCCTCTTTTGCAGATGAAGCAGCTCCAGACGAAGTTTACAGATACATGAATATCTGGGTTGGTAAAACTGGATTTGCAACGCCGACAAATATAGAGGATGTGAAAATCATGTTTAGAGTTGAAAAAGTCTGGATGGAAGAAAACGATATTCAGGAATCTGCCATCTGTTTATGCAGATATGATGCGGAAATATGGAATGAACTGGTAACAGAGAAATATGAGGACGACGATGATTATGTCTATTATGTTTCTGAGACATCTGGTTTCTCTACGTTTGCCATAACAGGAAAAACAACTGAATTAGGTTCAAAGACTGATACCAGTTTTAGTTTGCAGGATAGTGAAACAGAGTCTGCCGGCCAGAAGCCAGAGAATACAAGTTCTAAAAGCACTCCCGGATTAGGAATAGTAACTATCATTGCTATATTTTCGTTAAATGCTCTGGTAACAAGGAGAAGGAAATAA
- a CDS encoding APC family permease, which translates to MTESRSMGLWSATSIGVGAMVGAGIFSIFGTATRISGNAVYISFIIAGAIALLSTYSYAKLGVRYPSAGGPVEFLIHGFGDGIPTGALNLLLWTGYIFGLALYAKGFALYALTLAPVDSTTLWTNIFATAIIVIFTAVNFIGAKAVGKSELFIVSIKVGILLVFAVSGLFFIDSSNLSVAEFPSTSNILFGAGIVFLAYQGFGLITNAAEDMVDPQKTLPRALYLSVIIVICIYVLVSITVLGNLSISEISTAQDYALAAAAQPFLGNSGFTIMAIAALFSTSSAINASLYGGANVSYLIAKEGELPVFFERKVWNRSTEGLFITSGLVILCINLLNLEGISMIASASLLVIYVAVNASHLRLVAETGAKRYLIWASLLSSIVFFGILVYYEILNSITTLVVFAFILALCFIVEWAYRNYSNRILKTRTNGGNKS; encoded by the coding sequence ATGACTGAAAGCAGATCAATGGGACTATGGTCAGCCACGTCAATTGGCGTTGGCGCCATGGTAGGCGCGGGAATATTCTCAATATTCGGAACTGCAACCCGGATATCCGGTAATGCAGTCTATATCTCATTCATAATTGCCGGAGCAATAGCACTGTTAAGCACTTATTCCTACGCAAAACTGGGAGTCAGATATCCATCAGCAGGCGGTCCGGTTGAATTCCTGATTCATGGTTTTGGTGATGGAATACCTACCGGAGCTTTGAATCTCTTATTGTGGACAGGTTACATCTTCGGGCTGGCATTGTATGCCAAAGGATTTGCTCTCTATGCATTGACATTAGCTCCAGTTGATTCTACAACTTTATGGACAAACATTTTTGCCACAGCAATAATAGTCATTTTTACAGCCGTCAATTTCATCGGTGCAAAGGCTGTAGGAAAATCTGAACTTTTCATAGTATCAATTAAAGTAGGCATCCTTCTGGTTTTTGCAGTCTCCGGTCTCTTTTTCATAGACAGCTCAAATCTTTCTGTTGCAGAATTTCCATCAACATCAAACATCCTCTTTGGAGCCGGTATAGTATTTCTTGCATATCAGGGATTCGGGCTCATAACTAATGCAGCAGAAGATATGGTTGATCCTCAAAAGACACTTCCTCGGGCATTGTATCTGAGTGTTATCATTGTAATCTGCATCTATGTCCTCGTAAGTATCACGGTTCTTGGAAATCTGTCAATTTCCGAAATATCAACAGCTCAGGATTATGCCCTAGCTGCTGCTGCACAGCCTTTCCTTGGAAATTCCGGATTTACAATTATGGCGATAGCGGCTCTTTTTTCAACATCGTCAGCTATCAATGCATCTCTGTATGGTGGTGCAAACGTCAGTTATCTCATTGCAAAAGAAGGTGAATTGCCTGTTTTTTTTGAAAGGAAAGTGTGGAATAGAAGTACAGAAGGACTTTTCATCACATCAGGTCTTGTAATTCTATGCATCAATCTGCTAAACCTTGAAGGTATCAGTATGATTGCAAGCGCATCTCTGTTGGTAATCTATGTTGCAGTTAATGCCTCCCATTTGAGATTGGTAGCTGAAACAGGTGCAAAACGCTATCTTATATGGGCATCTCTTCTTAGTAGCATAGTGTTTTTTGGGATACTGGTGTATTATGAAATATTAAATTCAATAACAACACTGGTAGTTTTTGCTTTTATCCTTGCATTATGCTTCATAGTCGAATGGGCTTACAGAAACTATTCGAACAGAATACTAAAAACAAGAACCAATGGTGGAAATAAATCATGA
- a CDS encoding APC family permease translates to MSDVSSAKNIGYLSAVSIGIGGMVGGGIFAVLGLAVELGGGETPVAFALAGLVALITSYSYAKLSVRYPSEGGTVEFLNQAFGSGMITGGLNVLLWLSYVVMLSLYAYAFGSYGSTFFPDSMQSISKHVLITGIVILMTAINVIGSKVVGKSEEWIVAFKVAILAIFIGGGLWSIRSQSVGITLGSDPLQLVAGGMIIFLAYEGFELIANTANDIKNPEKTLPHAYYSAVLFVILLYVLIAYVAVASVSTDTIVQAQDYALAVAAEPFLGRFGFNLIAVAALLSTTSAINATLYGASRVSYIIAKDGELPEILEKKIWNRPVEGLLLTSVMTLFVANIFDLSSISIMGSAGFLLIFGAVNAANVRLHQKTKSKKWISIMGIVACIVALITLIWYVMTTSPADIYVLIAMVFLAFAVEGVYRKYTGRKIKKIHRI, encoded by the coding sequence ATGAGTGACGTTTCGTCAGCAAAAAATATAGGATACCTTTCTGCAGTATCAATAGGAATAGGCGGCATGGTTGGTGGTGGTATTTTCGCAGTTCTCGGACTTGCCGTTGAACTGGGAGGGGGCGAAACACCTGTTGCATTTGCACTTGCAGGTCTTGTAGCATTAATTACATCATACTCTTATGCAAAACTATCTGTTCGCTATCCATCAGAAGGCGGTACCGTTGAATTTCTAAATCAGGCATTCGGTTCCGGTATGATTACAGGAGGCCTGAATGTACTGCTCTGGCTGAGCTATGTTGTGATGCTTTCACTTTATGCCTATGCATTTGGTAGCTATGGTTCAACTTTCTTCCCGGATTCCATGCAATCCATTTCAAAACATGTTTTGATTACTGGAATTGTGATCTTAATGACCGCAATCAATGTCATAGGCTCTAAAGTTGTAGGCAAATCAGAAGAATGGATCGTTGCATTCAAGGTTGCTATTCTTGCCATTTTCATAGGAGGAGGACTCTGGAGCATAAGGTCACAATCTGTTGGGATTACTTTAGGTTCAGACCCGCTTCAGCTTGTTGCCGGCGGGATGATAATTTTTCTGGCATACGAAGGATTTGAACTCATAGCCAATACTGCCAATGATATCAAAAACCCTGAGAAAACTCTTCCACATGCTTATTACTCAGCAGTTCTTTTTGTGATCCTGCTCTATGTTCTGATTGCATACGTAGCCGTTGCAAGTGTTTCAACCGATACCATTGTGCAGGCACAGGACTATGCTCTTGCAGTTGCTGCCGAACCTTTCCTTGGAAGGTTTGGTTTCAACCTGATTGCTGTTGCAGCTCTTCTGTCTACAACATCTGCGATCAATGCCACATTATATGGTGCTTCACGGGTGAGTTATATTATCGCAAAAGATGGTGAGCTGCCTGAAATATTAGAGAAAAAAATATGGAACCGACCTGTTGAAGGGTTGTTGCTGACCTCTGTCATGACATTGTTTGTGGCAAATATCTTTGATCTTTCAAGTATTTCAATAATGGGAAGCGCTGGTTTTCTCCTTATATTCGGAGCCGTGAACGCGGCAAATGTTCGCCTGCACCAGAAGACAAAAAGCAAAAAATGGATATCAATTATGGGTATTGTTGCATGTATAGTAGCCTTAATAACTCTTATCTGGTATGTCATGACAACATCACCTGCAGACATCTATGTATTAATAGCCATGGTATTCCTTGCCTTTGCAGTGGAGGGTGTGTACAGAAAATATACCGGCAGGAAGATAAAGAAAATTCACAGAATTTGA
- a CDS encoding ATP-binding protein: MLYDQCRGEVSIDIKQVDDMLHVNVTDNGIGFSGENTDRLFEPFKQLSQYNIREHGGTGLGLAIVKKYVEMHKGNIWVKSKPGKGSTFAFVITVEPKIECQG; the protein is encoded by the coding sequence ATGCTTTATGACCAATGCCGGGGGGAAGTAAGTATTGACATAAAGCAGGTTGATGATATGCTTCATGTCAATGTCACAGATAATGGAATTGGCTTTTCAGGCGAAAATACTGACCGCCTTTTTGAGCCTTTCAAGCAGCTAAGCCAATATAATATCAGAGAACATGGCGGAACAGGGCTTGGTCTTGCAATTGTTAAGAAATATGTGGAAATGCATAAAGGAAACATCTGGGTCAAGAGTAAACCCGGAAAAGGCAGCACGTTTGCATTTGTGATAACCGTTGAACCAAAAATTGAATGCCAAGGGTAG